AACTATAAAATCTGTAAAAGAAAAATGAAAATTAAAGGTTATCTGTTAGGTGTTTTGTCATCCGTTTCATATGGACTGATTCCAATCTTTATCCTGCCGCTGAAGCAGGCTAAATTCTCAATGGATATTACTTTGTTTTACCGTTTTTTATTTTCTGCCATGATGGTAGGCGGATATCTGCTTTATTCTAAGGAAAGCTTCAGAATCAATAAAAAAGAAGCCTTACTCCTTGCTGTTTTAGGTATTTGCTACGCTCTTTCCTCGGAGTTCTTATTTATAGGATATGATTTCCTTACTCCGGGTATTGCTTCTACAGTACTCTTCATTTATCCGGTTATTGTGGCACTCATTATGTTTTTCTTTTATAGGGAAAGACTTACAAAGTTATCTGTAGCTTCCCTTTTACTGGCTTTTGCCGGAGTTATTGTTTTATGCTTAAAAGGAGAAGGTTTTGAAATCAACTTTGCAGGTTTGGGGGTTGTCATGCTAAGCTCTTTATTCTATGCACTTTATATGGTGATTGTCAATAAATCAGGACTTAAGGTTTCCGGATTTAAACTTTCGTTTTATTCTATGCTGTTCACTTCAGGATTTTTTATGCTTAAAGCCTCTGTTGGCGGGCAGTCTTTCGCTATACCCTCCCTATCTATATTTTTAAGCTTTATTGTTTTTGCATTTCTTACTACCGTTATTTCCAGCCTGTGTCTGGTGTACGCTATAAAGTATATAGGTTCTACACCAACAGCTATTTTAGGGGCCCTGGAGCCCGTAGTTGCTGTTATGGTAAGTGTTCTAATGTTTCATGAGAAGTTCACAGGCAATCTTCTTATCGGAATCACATTGATTCTTTTGGGTGTTATCCTTAATGTCATTGCAGGCAGCATAAAATCAAGACGGATTAAGATGCATGCCAACTAAAAAATACATGATTACTTACAGATTACACTTAGATATTCTCTAACAATCGGAGATATCAATAGAATCAATAAACCAAAAATAATTCTCTCATACGGAGAATTTTGAAAATAAGTTTGGCTTTCCGGCGTAATTTTTTTCAGTTTTTCAATGTATATTTGTATAACAGTCCCTCACCTGCATATCTGTTATACAGAGATGCATTTTTACTTTACCAATAAATACAGCAGTGATGAAAACAGAAAAACTAACAAAAGAACAATTAAACGGCCGGATAAAAACAACTTCAGAAAAGTTGTACGCTGCCGTTCAGACCGCTCTGGATTTTACTTTCCTCAGCGAACATGATCCGGATGATGAAAGCTTTTCAGAATTTCTTGAAATGCTGGACTCCGAAACAGCAGAAAAAATACGGGAAGCTTCTTTGCAAATGAATAATGACCATGATGAACCTGAAATTCTGTTGATGAAAAATGAATGCACAACCTCTCTCAATCTTATTGCTGAAGATGGTGAAGGTTTCAAAATCATCCTGATTGAAGGTCATTTGGAACTATCGGGAAATTTATTCATCGAAGAATATGTTACCCTTATTGTGACAGGGCAGATTAAAGCTAAAAACATAATTGTTAACGGTTCTCTCTATTCCTCAGGGAGTCTTTCCTGCAGCGTGCTCTTTGGAGCATCCTCTAATGATCATGAAACATATATTGGAGGAAATATTTATGCTTCCCTTGTTGCAGAAAACGGACAATACACTGTTTCAGAAGGTAAAATATATTCCAAATATCTAATCAGTTTTCATAATGAAATTGAAGGAAAATCAGGAAGGTTTATTGAAAATGCTTTGATTGACAATGACAGTGAAGCAGCCAGATTAAATCCTGAAGTGCTGAATAAAAACGGATATTTTGATGAACAGGCTTTTCTGAGTTTCATTAATCAGCATCAGGTGGAAGCTTTATTTTATTGAATACTTTATATCCCGTAGAATTAAATAGTCAGCTTCATCGAAGCAACAGTATCAATATAAATCTTTGCATTGATAAAAATAACATGTGTTTTTTTTACTACAAATCGAAGATTCAACGAAGTCAAAAAGCACAACAGAATTTAAACACTTTAGTGATTTTTAAGTTAAAAACATTGTGTATAAAAGTTCACTTAAAATTAAAAATCTACGATTTTTATTATATTAATTAAAAAGATCTGCGTCATCTGAACAATCTGCGACCTTTTAAAAATATCCATAAACATCAGTGAAATCTGAGCAATCTGTGGGGAATTCTTTGAGGCAAAAAAGATTTTTACGGATTCGGCAGTGTAAAATTTTATCGTAGATAAAATCCTTGCGATCTTTTATACAGTCTGTAAAATAACTCTTACAACCTTGTGTATTCCAACGAAAAATCTGTTCAATCTGCAAATCAAGGAGAAATAAAATATCTGTCTATAAATCAAATTCAGGGTTTGCAATATACAGCACAAATTGTCTATCTTTGACGAACAGTTAACAGAGATCATTTAAAACCATAACCATCTGTTTATCAAAGCAAAACGGATTATATTTTCTCATATTTAACTGAATCCTAAAAATAAATTTGTAAAAAATTCCTGTTGAAAGATCTTCTTCTTATCACTCCGCCTTTTACCCAGCTCAATACTCCTTATCCGGCAACAGCTTATATTAAAGGGTTTTTGAATACCAAAAATATTTCTAGTTACCAGGTTGATTTAGGAATTGATGTTATTTTGAAACTCTTTTCAAAAAACGGAATCCAGCGGATTTTTGACCAGCAGATCGATCTTCAGGCTGTTTCTGAAAATTCACAGCGAATTTTTGCTTTAAAAGAGGAATATTTAAAAACGATAGATCAGGTCATTCCTTTTCTGCAGGGAAAAACACCAACTTTGGCAAGACAGATCTGCAGCATGAATTTTCTTCCCGAAGCTTCCCGTTTCAACCAATTGGATGATATGGAATTTGCTTTCGGAAACATGGGTCTTCAGGATAAAGCCAAGCATCTTGCCACTTTATATCTGGAAGATATTTCTGATTATATTGTAGAAAATATCGACCCCGATTTTGGTTTCAGCAGATACGCCGAACGTCTGGGAAAAAGTGCCAATTCATTTGATGAATTGTATTCAAAGTTATCAGATAAACAGACTTTTATTGATGATTTCACTTTAGAAATTCTTGAGGAAAAGCTGGAAATAGTACAGCCTAAACTGGTTTGTTTTTCAGTTCCTTTTCCGGGAAATCTATATGCAGGATTCAGATGTGCCCAATGGATTAAAAAGAACTATCCACACATCAAAACAGCAATGGGTGGTGGCTTTCCCAATACAGAACTAAGGGAGATCAAAGATCAGAGAGTATTTGAATTTTTTGATTTTATTACATTGGATGATGGTGAAATTCCTCTTGAACTTCTTCATGAAAATGTAATCAATCCTAAAGAAAATCAGGAATACAAAAGAACTTTTTTAATTGAAAATCAAGAAGTTGTTTATAAGAATAATTCTAAACGACACGATTATAAACAAGCTGATATCGGAACTCCTGACTATACGGATCTTCAGTTAGACCAATATATCTCAGTCATTGAAATCGCCAATCCCATGCACAGTTTATGGAGCGACGGGAGATGGAATAAACTGACCATGGCCCACGGCTGCTATTGGGGGAAATGTACATTCTGTGATATTTCCCTGGATTATATTAAAATCTATGAACCCATTTCTGCAAAAATTCTGGTTGACAGAATGGAAGAACTCATTAGAACAACTGGTGAAACAGGATTTCATTTTGTAGACGAAGCCGCCCCACCAGCCTTAATGCGGGAGGTTGCCCTGGAAATTTTGCGAAGAAATTTGGTCGTTACCTGGTGGACCAACATCCGTTTTGAAAAAAGTTTCACCGGAGATCTTTGTTATCTGTTGAAACTTTCAGGATGTGTTGCTGTTTCAGGAGGGCTGGAAGTAGCCAGTGACAGACTTTTGCAATTAATTGACAAAGGGGTTTCCGTAGAACAGGTAGCCAAAGTAACCAGAAATTTCACAGAAGCCGGAATCATGGTTCATGCTTACCTGATGTATGGCTACCCTACTCAGACCATTCAGGAAACTGTAGACTCTTTGGAAATGGTAAGACAGATGTTTGAGATGGGAATTCTTCAAAGCGGATTCTGGCATCAGTTTGCCATGACTGCCCACTCACCTGTCGGACTTCGTCCTGAGGAATTCGGAGTGATTCCCGTAAAGGAAAAAATTCTGTTTGCTCATAATGATATTGACTTTAAGGATAAAACCGGAATTGATCATAGCCAATTCAGTTTCGGTCTGAAAAAATCTCTTTTCAATTATATGCATGGAGTCAATTTTGAACTTCCGCTTCAGGAATGGTTTGATTTTAAAATTCCGAGAACAACTATTCATCCGGACCACATTCATGACTGTCTTTTGGAAGATGAAACCTTCAGCCTGAAAAACAGCTCAAAAATTATCTTTTTAACCCAAAACGTAATCGCTGAGAATCGTGTAAAAAATAAAAAGAAATACTCCGGTACATTTACGCTGCTTACATTCCACTTAAAAACGAATATTGTGAAGGTAGAACTGGAGCAGGAAAAAGCGGAATGGCTGATGGCTATTCTCAAAGAAAATTCCGTGAATAATTCGAAGAAAGCTACTATTCAACAACTTAAGAATGATTTTGAAGAAAATTTTGAGGATTTTGAATTGTTCTGGTTTTCAAAACCTATGCAGCAACTGAAAGAAAATGGGGTTATTTTATCGCTTTAATTTTTGAGATAAAATTGAGCAGGAAATTTAATTTTAATGATTTAAATATTTTTTCTCGCAGATTTTTCAGATTGAGCAGATTTTTATGGAATAACATCTGAGTAATCCTGTTTCCATTTAATTTTTTCTGCAATTTCTTCGAAGGAATATTTTCCGAATTCTATAACCTTTCCTTTGTCATTAATATAGCCGTAGTTTTCGCATTGGGTATAATAATGTTGACAGTCCGTTTCTCCGGGGTGATCATTCCATAGAACATCTTTACATTCTTTTCCAATAATTGCTTTCCCTTTATGAAAAGAAGAAACTATTTCAAATTGCGGCTGGATAACTATTTTGCCCTTTCCATCTGCAAAGCCTATTTTACCGTTTTTGCCGACAATTCTTATTTTATTATTAATCACATCATCAGGGCTTGGTGTTCCTTTTTCGGTATTCAAAACCTGAAATAACTTCTTTCCATTAATATCGACTGCTGTCCAGCCTTCTTCACCCCGAATTGAAAAGATTGAAAAATATCCCAATGTTTCAGGCCTGTAATTCAAACGGAAAGAATCATCCAGTTTTCTAATTACTTTGCCGTTTTTATCAGCAATATAAGCTGTAGAATAATCATTATTCTGATAAATGATCTGGAATTTTTGTGCTGAAAAGACTGAAAACGAAAACAATAACAGGAAAATCAAAACTTTCATAGGCTGTATTTTGTATGAAAGTTAATGAAAAAATTTAATGCATTGGAAAACTGTAGCTTTGCTTAATCTATTTTTTCGACGGGTTGAAACCCGTCGCAATTGAATAAATTGTTTATAATAGAGTGTTCCTCCACTGTTGTTCGAAAGATTCTTATTAGAAAAAATGAGTTAAAACCCATTTTATTATAGCCTTATTATTGTGAAGTTTGTTTCTCAACGGGACCCACAGATACTTTTTCCTGTATTTTAATAAAATTCGGATCCATAATAGCCATTCGTTCTGCTATTGCTTTGTAGGTTGGAAATTTCAGGAGAGCCGCTCTGCCGGACATTTGTCTGTAAATGGTAAAAATTTTTCCGTTCGTTGTCTTGATTTGTTTCATTGTTGTGCTATACCGTCCTATTAACTTACTTTTCGCATCATACACTTCAATATCTACGAAGGTTTTATCGGTAATAGTATCTTCTGAGCCAAAGCTTACAGGTAAATTTGTAAAATAGCCTACGGGAATCCCGTTACTTAAAATCTCACCAACTTTATTAACCTCAATGTTCAGTTTATCTATTTTGTTCCGGGTTGAATAAGCATCTTTTGTTTTACTGTCCAGCTTTCTTTTCGGGACATTTTTAAAAATATCATCCAGATTTTTAATGTTGACTCCTTTGTTATCGATAATTTTTAAGTCTTTTATTGAGGTGTAAACCGCCGATTTTTCTTCTCCTGAGAATGCTGAAGGTGAACTGTAATCCAGATCTATGGTTTTATCCCTGTTATACACTCTGTTCAACCGGATATAGCTGTCTCTTACAGAATCTACGATACTTTTATCTATAAATTCCATTGTATAAATCGGGGTCTCCTTCAGATCCATAAATGTATAAATACTGGATTTGTTTGAAATTTTGGCTACATGCACTCCGTCAAGACTTACAATACCTCTTTTCGTTTTGAAATTCTGGGCATTGAGGCAAATTCCCAGAACAGCAAAGAATATGATCACACCTTTCTTCATAGGATCAGATTTTATGGCATAAAAAAAAGTGTAACAAAGTTACACTTTCTTGAAAATATATTTAGCTTTTCATTTAATTATTCACAAAGGATAATTCCTTTATTATTATTAAATTCTACAACACCGCTTTTGATAGGGTAAGAAAAAGCTGAATCTTTTTCGTTTTCTTTAGTTAAGTTTTTCGTATATGCTTCATCAATAGATTTAGCAAAAAGCTTTACTTTACCTTCGATCAAAGAAGAAACGATACCTGCGTGATTTTTCATGATGTGAAATTCACCACTTTTCCCCGGCAATAGTACAGAGTCTACTTCCCCTTCAAAAACTACATATTCTGGTGTTAAAATTTTTATATTCATTTAATTTAGATTTGAAGATTTCAGATTTCAGATTTCAGACAACCTTAAAGTCTCATGTCTGGTATCTGTTATCTTTATGTCTAATTTATTAAGCGTTTTCAGCTAGCATTTTTTGTCCAGCTTCGATAGCTTCTTCGATAGTTCCTTTCAGGTTGAAAGCAGCTTCCGGAAGGTGATCTAGTTCACCATCAATGATCATGTTGAATCCTTTGATGGTATCTTTGATGTCTACCAAAGATCCTGGAATACCTGTAAACTGTTCTGCTACGTGGAAAGGCTGAGATAGGAATCTCTGAACTTTTCTTGCACGGTAAACTACTGATTTATCTTCTTCTGAAAGTTCTTCCATACCAAGGATAGCAATAATATCCTGAAGTGCTTTATATCTCTGAAGGATTTCTTTTACTCTCTGAGCACAGTTGTAGTGTTCTTCACCGATAATTTCAGGAGCAAGGATTCTTGAAGTAGAAGCTAGAGGATCTACCGCTGGATAGATACCTAATGAAGCGATCTTTCTGTCAAGTACCGTAGTTGCATCCAAGTGAGCAAACGTCGTTGCAGGAGCCGGGTCAGTTAAGTCATCCGCAGGTACGTATACCGCCTGTACTGAAGTAATAGATCCGTTTTTAGTTGAAGTAATTCTTTCCTGCATTGCTCCCATCTCAGAAGCAAGTGTTGGCTGATATCCTACCGCTGAAGGCATACGACCAAGAAGTGCAGACACCTCAGAACCAGCCTGTGTAAAACGGAAGATGTTATCTACGAAGAAAAGTACGTCTCTACCCTGTCCGCTTTCACCACCATCTCTGTAGTACTCAGCTAATGTAAGACCAGAAAGTGCTACTCTCGCTCTTGCACCTGGTGGCTCATTCATCTGACCAAACACGAATGCAGCTTTAGAATCTTTCATTACTTCAAGATCTACTTTAGAAAGATCCCAACCTCCATTTTCCATAGAGTGCATGAATTCGTCACCATATTTAATAATTCCGGATTCCAACATCTCTCTCAAAAGGTCATTTCCTTCTCTCGTTCTTTCACCTACTCCGGCAAATACAGAAAGACCTCCGTGTCCTTTTGCAATATTGTTAATCAACTCCTGGATCAATACTGTTTTACCTACCCCGGCACCACCGAACAAACCAATTTTACCTCCTTTTGCGTAAGGCTCGATAAGGTCGATTACTTTAATACCTGTAAACAAAACTTCTGCAGAAGTTGAAAGTTGATCAAATTTTGGAGCTTCTCTGTGGATTGGCAGTCCGCCCTCCTTAGAAATATTCTGAAGCCCGTCGATAGCATCCCCAACAACGTTGAATAGTCTTCCGTTCACAGCCTCTCCGATAGGCATTGTAATAGGATTTCCGTATCCAATTACATCCTGACCTCTTTTAAGACCGTCTGTAGCATCCATTGCGATACATCTTACTGTATCTTCTCCAATATGCTGCTCTACTTCTAAGACTACTTTTTCACCGTTTTCCTTTGTAATTTCTAACGCGT
This region of Chryseobacterium vaccae genomic DNA includes:
- a CDS encoding B12-binding domain-containing radical SAM protein, translating into MKDLLLITPPFTQLNTPYPATAYIKGFLNTKNISSYQVDLGIDVILKLFSKNGIQRIFDQQIDLQAVSENSQRIFALKEEYLKTIDQVIPFLQGKTPTLARQICSMNFLPEASRFNQLDDMEFAFGNMGLQDKAKHLATLYLEDISDYIVENIDPDFGFSRYAERLGKSANSFDELYSKLSDKQTFIDDFTLEILEEKLEIVQPKLVCFSVPFPGNLYAGFRCAQWIKKNYPHIKTAMGGGFPNTELREIKDQRVFEFFDFITLDDGEIPLELLHENVINPKENQEYKRTFLIENQEVVYKNNSKRHDYKQADIGTPDYTDLQLDQYISVIEIANPMHSLWSDGRWNKLTMAHGCYWGKCTFCDISLDYIKIYEPISAKILVDRMEELIRTTGETGFHFVDEAAPPALMREVALEILRRNLVVTWWTNIRFEKSFTGDLCYLLKLSGCVAVSGGLEVASDRLLQLIDKGVSVEQVAKVTRNFTEAGIMVHAYLMYGYPTQTIQETVDSLEMVRQMFEMGILQSGFWHQFAMTAHSPVGLRPEEFGVIPVKEKILFAHNDIDFKDKTGIDHSQFSFGLKKSLFNYMHGVNFELPLQEWFDFKIPRTTIHPDHIHDCLLEDETFSLKNSSKIIFLTQNVIAENRVKNKKKYSGTFTLLTFHLKTNIVKVELEQEKAEWLMAILKENSVNNSKKATIQQLKNDFEENFEDFELFWFSKPMQQLKENGVILSL
- the atpD gene encoding F0F1 ATP synthase subunit beta — encoded protein: MANQIKGKISQIIGPVIDVVFTDVEAIPSIYDALEITKENGEKVVLEVEQHIGEDTVRCIAMDATDGLKRGQDVIGYGNPITMPIGEAVNGRLFNVVGDAIDGLQNISKEGGLPIHREAPKFDQLSTSAEVLFTGIKVIDLIEPYAKGGKIGLFGGAGVGKTVLIQELINNIAKGHGGLSVFAGVGERTREGNDLLREMLESGIIKYGDEFMHSMENGGWDLSKVDLEVMKDSKAAFVFGQMNEPPGARARVALSGLTLAEYYRDGGESGQGRDVLFFVDNIFRFTQAGSEVSALLGRMPSAVGYQPTLASEMGAMQERITSTKNGSITSVQAVYVPADDLTDPAPATTFAHLDATTVLDRKIASLGIYPAVDPLASTSRILAPEIIGEEHYNCAQRVKEILQRYKALQDIIAILGMEELSEEDKSVVYRARKVQRFLSQPFHVAEQFTGIPGSLVDIKDTIKGFNMIIDGELDHLPEAAFNLKGTIEEAIEAGQKMLAENA
- a CDS encoding FoF1 ATP synthase subunit delta/epsilon, whose amino-acid sequence is MNIKILTPEYVVFEGEVDSVLLPGKSGEFHIMKNHAGIVSSLIEGKVKLFAKSIDEAYTKNLTKENEKDSAFSYPIKSGVVEFNNNKGIILCE
- a CDS encoding DMT family transporter, producing the protein MKIKGYLLGVLSSVSYGLIPIFILPLKQAKFSMDITLFYRFLFSAMMVGGYLLYSKESFRINKKEALLLAVLGICYALSSEFLFIGYDFLTPGIASTVLFIYPVIVALIMFFFYRERLTKLSVASLLLAFAGVIVLCLKGEGFEINFAGLGVVMLSSLFYALYMVIVNKSGLKVSGFKLSFYSMLFTSGFFMLKASVGGQSFAIPSLSIFLSFIVFAFLTTVISSLCLVYAIKYIGSTPTAILGALEPVVAVMVSVLMFHEKFTGNLLIGITLILLGVILNVIAGSIKSRRIKMHAN
- a CDS encoding WG repeat-containing protein, with protein sequence MKVLIFLLLFSFSVFSAQKFQIIYQNNDYSTAYIADKNGKVIRKLDDSFRLNYRPETLGYFSIFSIRGEEGWTAVDINGKKLFQVLNTEKGTPSPDDVINNKIRIVGKNGKIGFADGKGKIVIQPQFEIVSSFHKGKAIIGKECKDVLWNDHPGETDCQHYYTQCENYGYINDKGKVIEFGKYSFEEIAEKIKWKQDYSDVIP